In Mixophyes fleayi isolate aMixFle1 chromosome 4, aMixFle1.hap1, whole genome shotgun sequence, the following proteins share a genomic window:
- the LOC142150604 gene encoding uncharacterized protein LOC142150604 has translation MSLTGERTYQCSECDKMFRWKSQLIIHLRIHTGEKPFSCSECSKCFNTNSTLILHQRSHTGEKMFSCSECNKCFTSKSLLVEHQRIHTGENPFSCSECSKCFKRKSHLIRHQRIHTGEKPYSCTECKKCFKEKSYLISHQRIHTGEKPYSCSECNKCFKEKSLLVSHQRIHTGEKSFSCSECSKCFGSNSNLILHQMFHTGEKPYSCSECNKRFRTNSHLIMHQRIHTGEKPFSCSECNKCFNQKSHLVRHHMIHTKEKPFSCSKCSKCFKTDSHLVRHQRSHTGAEFYSLLLIKHTMSLTGERAYQCSECDKMFTWKSKLIRYQRIHTGEKSFSCSECSKCFSTNSKLILHQRSHTGEKMFNCSECNKCFTHKSLLVAHQRIHTGENPFPFSECSKCFKRKSHLIRHQRIHTGETPYSCSESNKCFKEKSLLVSHQRIYTAEKLFSCSECSKCFGSISHLILHQRFHTGEKPYSCSECNKCFKQKSHLVRHHMIHTGEKPFSCSKWSKCFNTDSHLVSHQRSHTGEKPFMCSECNKCFKQEITLLTHQRSHTRKSLGTE, from the exons ATGAGTCTCACAGGGGAGAGAACATATCAATGCTCTGAGTGTGATAAAATGTTTAGATGGAAGTCACAGCTGATCATACACCTGCGGATTCACACAggcgagaagccattttcatgttctgaatgcaGTAAATGTTTTAATACCAATTCAACATTAATCCTAcaccagagaagtcacacaggagaaaaaatgttTAGTTGTTCTGAATGTAACAAGTGTTTTACTTCCAAGTCacttcttgttgaacatcagaggatccacacaggagaaaacccattttcatgttctgaatgtagtaaatgttttaaacgGAAGTCACACCTTATTAgacaccagaggattcacactggagaaaaaccatattcatgcACTGAGTGTAAGAAATGTTTTAAAGAGAAATCATACCTTATTAgtcaccagaggattcacactggagaaaaaccatattcatgctctgagtgtaacaaatgttttaaagagaAGTCATTACTTGTTAgtcaccagaggattcacactggagagaagtCATTTTCATGCtccgaatgtagtaaatgttttgggTCCAATTCAAACTTAATCCTACATCAGATGTTTcatacaggagaaaaaccatattcatgctctgaatgtaacaaacgTTTTCGTACCAATTCACATTTAATCAtgcaccagaggattcacacaggagaaaaaccattttcatgctctgaatgtaacaaatgttttaaccaGAAGTCACACCTTGTTAGACACCACATGATTCACACCAAAGAGAAGCCCTTTTCATGTTctaaatgtagcaagtgttttaagaCTGATTCACACCTTGTTAGGCATCAGAGAAGCCACACAG GAGCAGAATTCTATAGCTTGTTACTAATTAAACACACAATGAGTCTCACTGGAGAGAGGGCATATCAGTGCTCTGAGTGTGATAAAATGTTTACATGGAAGTCAAAGCTGATCAGatatcagaggattcacacaggcgagaagtcattttcatgttctgaatgtagtaaatgttttagtaCCAATTCAAAATTAATCCTACACCAGAGgagtcacacaggagaaaaaatgtttaattgctctgaatgtaacaagtgtTTTACTCATAAGTCActtcttgttgcacatcagaggatcCACACAGGAGAAAACCCATTTCCATtttctgaatgtagtaaatgttttaaacgGAAGTCACACCTTATTAGacaccagagaattcacacaggagaaacaccatattcatgctctgagtctaacaaatgttttaaagagaAGTCATTACTTGTTAGTCACCAGAGGATTTACACTGCAGAGAAGTTATTTTCATGCtccgaatgtagtaaatgttttgggTCCATCTCACACTTAATTCTACACCAGAgatttcacacaggagaaaaaccatattcatgctctgaatgtaacaaatgttttaaacagaagtCACACCTTGTTAGACACCACAtgattcacactggagagaagccCTTTTCATGTTCTAAATGGAGCAAGTGTTTTAACACTGATTCACACCTTGTTAGTCATCAGAGAagccacacaggagagaaaccatttatgtgctctgaatgtaacaaatgttttaaacaagaGATAACACTTCTTACTcaccagagaagtcacacaaggaAGTCACTTGGCACTGAATAG